Proteins encoded within one genomic window of Pectobacterium araliae:
- a CDS encoding methyl-accepting chemotaxis protein: MFLAKKIRNLKISQKLYLGFGVILLLVIIASLLSAGRFREIRDIYEKTNLIYNINIEVFQAKINRLKYFYSYDEKSRETMAGFVKHASELTTEAKTLSWSPEGATLVNDLGQHLTEFQNAITEMGKATQRVVENRDKISAANGQNITANFYARLRQQSSDNVTQYQTEDLVTQVAELKQASYALQLRQNADAAKKFDEAFGRFDSNYQAVTAALAPEQKVAVESLRSYATSYKKLNNDYFQSVNDLKKTEDGVKVGGDKSSASIKSIITIVKEKNDALAYGSATITMIIGLITVVIGIIISLLITRQITRPVIHNLSLAEKIAAGDLTSTITVDRDDELGQLTAAMGRMNEKLRHMISDVRDSVDSVSTSAAKIAAGNSDLSSRTEQQSAAVVETAASMEELTSTVKNNAENAKQASQISTEASQNAHKGGEVVRDVVDTMSGISESSHKIADITAVINSIAFQTNILALNAAVEAARAGEQGRGFAVVASEVRTLSQRTSQAAKEIANLISESVSRINVGTRLVANAGTAMDQIVSSVSQVNDIMGEIASASDEQSRGIEQISRAISELDTTTQQNAALVMESSISANSLEEQSAILESMVANFRLSTHEGRQPKANTSSLSPQQKHLPPASKQAQDAGWTTF; this comes from the coding sequence ATGTTCTTAGCCAAAAAAATCAGAAATCTTAAAATATCCCAAAAGCTTTATCTTGGGTTCGGGGTCATCCTGCTACTGGTTATCATTGCATCGCTACTCAGCGCAGGACGCTTCAGGGAAATTCGCGATATCTATGAGAAAACCAATCTTATTTACAACATCAACATCGAAGTCTTTCAGGCCAAAATAAACCGCCTGAAGTATTTTTACTCCTATGATGAAAAATCGCGTGAAACCATGGCGGGCTTTGTTAAACACGCGTCAGAATTAACCACTGAAGCGAAAACGCTCTCATGGAGTCCAGAAGGGGCAACTCTTGTCAACGATCTCGGCCAGCACCTGACCGAATTCCAGAATGCTATCACCGAGATGGGGAAAGCCACGCAGCGCGTGGTAGAAAACCGTGACAAGATCAGTGCCGCCAACGGGCAAAACATTACTGCGAATTTTTACGCCAGACTACGCCAGCAGTCTTCTGATAACGTAACACAGTACCAGACGGAGGATCTGGTCACGCAGGTTGCAGAATTGAAACAGGCTTCGTATGCGTTGCAGCTCAGGCAAAATGCCGATGCCGCGAAGAAGTTCGATGAAGCTTTTGGCCGCTTTGACAGTAACTACCAGGCCGTCACTGCTGCGCTGGCACCGGAACAGAAGGTCGCCGTAGAGAGCCTGAGAAGCTATGCCACCAGCTATAAAAAACTCAACAATGACTACTTTCAGAGCGTCAATGACCTGAAAAAAACAGAAGACGGCGTGAAGGTCGGCGGAGATAAAAGCAGCGCCTCCATTAAATCGATTATCACTATCGTCAAAGAGAAGAATGATGCGCTGGCATACGGTTCCGCTACCATCACGATGATCATTGGCCTCATCACCGTCGTGATCGGTATTATCATCTCACTGCTGATTACCCGCCAAATCACCCGCCCCGTAATTCATAACCTCTCTCTGGCAGAAAAAATTGCCGCAGGCGATTTGACCTCAACAATCACAGTCGACCGTGATGATGAACTGGGTCAGTTAACCGCTGCAATGGGAAGGATGAACGAAAAGTTGCGCCATATGATCAGCGATGTGCGTGACAGTGTGGACAGCGTTTCAACCTCCGCAGCCAAGATCGCCGCGGGTAATAGCGATCTCTCCTCACGCACCGAGCAACAATCTGCCGCCGTAGTGGAAACCGCCGCCAGCATGGAAGAACTCACCTCGACCGTTAAAAACAATGCCGAGAACGCCAAACAAGCGAGCCAAATCAGCACCGAAGCCTCACAAAATGCCCACAAGGGCGGCGAAGTGGTACGAGATGTGGTGGATACCATGTCGGGCATTTCAGAAAGCTCGCACAAGATTGCCGACATCACCGCCGTTATCAACAGCATCGCTTTCCAGACTAATATTCTGGCGCTCAACGCCGCCGTAGAAGCCGCGAGAGCCGGAGAGCAAGGGCGTGGGTTCGCCGTGGTTGCCAGCGAGGTACGGACGCTTTCTCAACGCACGTCCCAAGCGGCAAAAGAGATTGCCAACCTGATATCCGAGTCGGTGTCACGTATCAATGTGGGAACGCGGTTGGTGGCCAACGCGGGAACCGCGATGGATCAGATCGTCTCCTCCGTCTCGCAGGTCAACGACATCATGGGGGAAATCGCCTCCGCCTCCGATGAACAAAGCCGTGGCATTGAGCAAATTTCCCGCGCCATCAGTGAACTTGATACCACCACGCAGCAGAATGCGGCACTGGTGATGGAGTCGTCAATCTCCGCTAACTCGCTGGAGGAACAGTCTGCAATATTGGAAAGTATGGTGGCAAACTTTCGCCTGTCTACTCACGAGGGACGTCAACCCAAAGCAAATACCTCAAGTTTGTCGCCCCAGCAGAAACACTTACCACCGGCGTCAAAACAAGCACAGGACGCAGGCTGGACAACCTTCTAA
- a CDS encoding response regulator, with product MQHTEHFDVLIVEDESKLANIHAEFIEKNFNLRVVGIAATLFEAKKLLQQHRPRLILLDNYLPDGEGVSLIESQLLKGMDCSVIFITAASDMNTCAQAIRCGAFDYIIKPLSYPRLRSSLERFIQFVKTQHTYKVVDQQNVDILYQLQSSGAAPSSSAKGIEENTLGLIKQIFANEGDETLYSVDEIVEKTGLSKTTARRYLEFCVENQFLDIEMRYGKIGHPRRLYRMKGTL from the coding sequence ATGCAGCACACTGAACATTTCGATGTCTTAATCGTTGAAGATGAAAGTAAGCTGGCAAATATTCATGCTGAATTTATTGAAAAAAATTTCAATCTGCGCGTCGTAGGGATTGCCGCTACACTTTTTGAAGCCAAAAAGCTCCTTCAGCAGCACAGGCCTCGCTTAATCCTGCTAGATAATTATTTGCCCGACGGCGAAGGGGTTTCGCTGATTGAAAGCCAACTGCTGAAAGGGATGGACTGCTCCGTCATATTTATTACCGCTGCCAGCGATATGAATACCTGCGCTCAGGCGATTCGCTGTGGGGCTTTTGACTACATAATCAAACCACTCTCTTACCCACGGCTGCGTTCTTCGCTGGAACGCTTTATTCAATTTGTAAAAACCCAGCATACCTACAAAGTTGTCGATCAGCAGAACGTCGATATTCTTTATCAGTTGCAATCGTCCGGCGCTGCGCCCTCTTCGTCAGCAAAAGGTATTGAGGAGAACACACTGGGACTGATCAAACAGATTTTTGCCAATGAGGGAGACGAGACGCTCTATTCTGTCGATGAGATTGTCGAGAAAACCGGGCTAAGTAAAACCACGGCGCGCCGCTACCTCGAGTTCTGCGTCGAGAACCAATTCCTCGATATCGAAATGCGTTACGGCAAAATTGGCCACCCGCGTCGGTTATACCGTATGAAGGGCACCCTGTAG
- a CDS encoding ATP-binding protein, producing the protein MRVRLSFHIKLFIYLIVFFSLLLLMAGVYYYHDIDKQLYSELGTRAQVQAREIAIIPSLVESVKNRNIKQIYILARQLKQRSDASYIVIGDSQARHLFHSEYAENDQLVGTQMVGGDNFDVLEGKSAITVRHGSIGISLRSKAPIIADGQVIGIVSVGYLKTHIDSLTFSKLARILLAILAMFVALFIFSWWFSRNLKKQMFGLEPLEIRMLVRQQKALLESIYEGVIAIDKQHRIAAINHAAKEILGLNEPSYLLRGKPIDTVIKPVPFFSGEAMWNSDTHDEICRFNHATVIASRVRIMLEDELQGWVISFRSKNDIHTLSMQLSQVKRYANSLRILRHEQLNWTATLAGLLHLKRYDEAIKYIEAQSESAQVVLDFVSRRFCSPALCGLLLGKYATAREKGIEIVFDPRCQLTHIPAALSETELMSIIGNLLDNAMEATLAMATPHYPVEIYIYDSEQELVIEVADQGTGIDPAIADCLFEMGVTSKTQGDHGLGLHLVASYVNQARGIIEVSANQPNGSIFSLFIPLSSK; encoded by the coding sequence ATGAGAGTGAGACTTTCTTTTCATATCAAATTGTTTATCTATTTGATCGTCTTCTTCTCTTTGTTACTGCTGATGGCAGGTGTTTATTATTATCACGATATCGATAAACAACTCTATTCTGAGCTGGGTACGCGCGCGCAGGTACAGGCCAGAGAGATCGCCATCATCCCATCACTAGTCGAGTCAGTAAAAAATAGAAATATCAAACAGATATATATCCTTGCTCGGCAATTAAAACAACGCAGCGATGCAAGTTATATCGTGATCGGCGATAGTCAAGCGCGCCACCTGTTTCATTCTGAGTATGCGGAGAATGACCAACTCGTCGGCACACAGATGGTCGGCGGAGACAATTTCGATGTATTAGAGGGAAAAAGTGCTATCACGGTGCGCCACGGCAGCATCGGCATCTCACTACGCAGTAAAGCGCCCATCATTGCTGATGGTCAGGTGATCGGCATTGTCTCCGTGGGCTATTTGAAAACTCACATCGATAGCCTGACGTTCAGTAAACTAGCACGTATTCTGCTGGCCATTCTGGCGATGTTTGTCGCGCTGTTTATCTTTTCCTGGTGGTTCTCACGTAATCTGAAAAAACAGATGTTTGGTCTTGAACCCCTTGAGATCCGCATGCTGGTCAGGCAGCAGAAAGCGTTACTCGAATCGATCTACGAAGGGGTCATCGCGATCGACAAACAGCACCGCATTGCCGCCATTAACCATGCTGCCAAAGAAATCCTCGGACTAAATGAACCTTCCTATCTGTTGCGCGGCAAGCCGATTGATACCGTCATTAAACCCGTCCCCTTCTTCTCCGGTGAAGCGATGTGGAACAGCGACACTCACGATGAAATTTGTCGCTTTAATCACGCCACCGTCATCGCCAGCCGGGTGCGGATTATGCTAGAAGATGAGCTTCAAGGCTGGGTCATCAGCTTCCGCAGTAAAAACGATATTCATACACTGAGCATGCAGCTCAGTCAGGTGAAGCGTTACGCGAATAGCCTGCGCATTCTGCGGCATGAGCAGTTGAACTGGACCGCGACGCTGGCTGGGCTGCTGCACCTCAAACGCTATGACGAAGCGATCAAATATATTGAAGCGCAGTCGGAAAGTGCACAGGTGGTGCTGGATTTTGTTTCGCGCCGCTTCTGTTCGCCAGCATTATGCGGGCTGCTGCTAGGCAAGTACGCGACAGCACGAGAAAAAGGCATTGAGATTGTTTTCGACCCACGCTGCCAGCTCACCCATATTCCTGCCGCACTGAGTGAAACGGAGCTGATGTCCATCATTGGTAACTTGCTGGATAACGCGATGGAAGCCACATTGGCCATGGCTACGCCGCATTATCCTGTCGAAATATACATCTATGACAGTGAACAAGAGTTGGTCATTGAAGTCGCGGATCAGGGAACAGGGATCGATCCGGCCATTGCCGATTGCCTGTTTGAAATGGGTGTGACCAGTAAAACGCAAGGTGATCACGGGCTGGGACTGCATCTGGTCGCCAGCTACGTAAACCAGGCTCGGGGAATTATTGAAGTTTCTGCCAACCAGCCGAACGGCAGCATATTTTCCCTATTTATACCGCTATCCTCCAAATAA
- a CDS encoding 2-hydroxycarboxylate transporter family protein, producing MSTTDDSYIVVNNEAAGKASLKEKWWHVLDTYKVGIIPVPLFVLAGVLIGIDCLSGKLPSDIVVMVATLAFFGFACGEFGKRLPIIGKMGAAAICATFIPSAMVHYGLLPDVVVESTTKFYKSTNILYLYICCIIVGSIMSMNRQTLIQGFLRIFFPMLCGEVAGMLVGMGVGIALGLDPFQIFFFLILPIMAGGVGEGAIPLSIGYATILHMDQGVALGRVLPIVMLGSLTAIILAGVLNQLGKRYPHLTGEGELMPNKSNNLGNGESSAPASGFSGKADVTTIASGALLAILLYMVGMLGHKVVGLPAPVGMLFAAVLVKLAHGVSPKMLEGSQVVYKFFQTSVTYPILFAVGVAITPWQELVNAFTIQNLLVIISTVVTLVGTGFLVGKKIGMHPIDVAIVSCCQSGQGGTGDVAILTAGNRMVLMPFAQIATRIGGAINVSISLLVLANFLV from the coding sequence ATGAGCACAACTGATGATTCATATATTGTGGTAAATAATGAGGCGGCTGGGAAGGCCTCATTAAAGGAAAAATGGTGGCACGTTCTGGATACCTACAAAGTCGGTATTATTCCAGTGCCACTTTTTGTGCTGGCGGGGGTATTAATCGGCATCGACTGCCTGAGTGGTAAGTTACCGAGCGATATCGTCGTGATGGTGGCGACGCTGGCATTCTTCGGATTTGCCTGTGGTGAATTTGGCAAGCGTCTACCGATTATCGGCAAGATGGGGGCGGCGGCAATCTGTGCAACCTTCATCCCTTCGGCGATGGTGCATTATGGCCTGCTGCCGGATGTTGTTGTGGAATCTACGACCAAGTTCTACAAGAGCACCAACATTCTTTATCTCTATATCTGCTGCATTATTGTCGGCAGCATCATGAGTATGAATCGGCAGACGCTGATTCAGGGCTTCCTGCGTATTTTCTTCCCGATGCTGTGTGGTGAAGTGGCTGGGATGCTGGTGGGGATGGGCGTGGGTATTGCGCTAGGTCTGGATCCGTTCCAAATTTTCTTCTTCCTGATTCTGCCAATTATGGCGGGTGGGGTAGGTGAAGGTGCTATTCCGCTGTCTATCGGCTATGCCACGATCCTGCACATGGATCAGGGGGTTGCTCTGGGACGTGTCTTGCCTATCGTGATGTTGGGCAGCCTGACGGCCATTATCCTTGCCGGTGTTCTGAATCAACTGGGTAAACGCTACCCACACTTGACTGGCGAAGGCGAATTGATGCCGAATAAAAGCAATAACCTGGGTAACGGCGAAAGCAGTGCTCCGGCTTCTGGCTTTAGTGGCAAAGCAGACGTAACGACGATTGCCTCAGGCGCGCTGTTAGCAATCCTGCTGTATATGGTGGGTATGCTCGGTCACAAAGTGGTTGGTCTGCCTGCACCGGTTGGCATGCTGTTCGCTGCGGTGCTGGTGAAGTTGGCCCATGGTGTTTCACCGAAAATGTTGGAAGGTTCTCAGGTTGTTTACAAGTTCTTCCAGACCTCTGTGACGTATCCGATTCTGTTTGCTGTCGGGGTGGCGATTACACCGTGGCAGGAACTGGTCAACGCCTTCACGATTCAAAACCTGCTGGTGATTATCTCTACCGTAGTGACGTTGGTCGGGACCGGTTTCTTGGTGGGTAAAAAGATCGGTATGCACCCGATTGATGTTGCCATTGTTTCCTGCTGCCAGAGCGGACAGGGTGGTACGGGTGACGTCGCGATTCTGACCGCGGGTAACCGTATGGTGCTGATGCCATTTGCGCAGATCGCAACGCGTATCGGCGGCGCGATTAACGTGTCGATTTCACTGCTGGTGCTCGCCAACTTTTTAGTCTGA
- a CDS encoding fumarylacetoacetate hydrolase family protein, whose amino-acid sequence MKLASYRYNGKDSYGIYTPTGLIDLGGKIGHRYPDLKALLAQNALHVAHEFSMSTPDIAVTDVTFLPVITAPGKILCVGMNYAAKRQEFNELNPAPTLFVRFADSQTGHATPVIKPHYSSEFDYEGELAVIIGKGGQNISQDVALSHVAGYSCYMDGSARDWQHSWFTAGKNWQKTGAFGPYLTTTDEIPDPHVLAIRTYLNGRMVQDDNTSSMIHKVAELIEYISTFTELSAGDVIITGSPGGVGKKRNPPLFMKAGDCIEVEIENIGHLRNTIVDAAAPVKSVPITAEVAAH is encoded by the coding sequence ATGAAACTTGCAAGCTATCGTTATAACGGTAAAGACAGTTACGGCATTTATACTCCAACGGGATTAATCGATCTCGGCGGTAAAATTGGCCACCGTTACCCCGACCTGAAAGCATTACTGGCACAGAATGCATTACATGTCGCACATGAATTTAGTATGAGTACGCCGGATATTGCGGTCACCGATGTCACGTTCTTACCGGTTATTACCGCACCAGGGAAAATACTGTGCGTGGGGATGAATTATGCCGCTAAGCGTCAAGAATTTAATGAACTGAATCCTGCACCCACGTTATTCGTGCGCTTCGCAGATTCGCAAACCGGACACGCGACACCCGTCATCAAACCGCATTATTCCAGCGAATTTGATTATGAGGGCGAGCTGGCGGTCATTATCGGTAAAGGCGGACAGAATATTTCTCAGGATGTCGCACTTTCTCATGTCGCAGGGTATAGCTGCTACATGGATGGCTCTGCGCGTGACTGGCAGCATAGCTGGTTTACCGCCGGTAAAAACTGGCAGAAAACCGGTGCGTTCGGCCCTTATCTGACCACCACGGATGAAATTCCCGACCCGCATGTGTTGGCGATCCGCACGTATCTGAATGGCCGCATGGTGCAGGACGACAATACCAGCAGCATGATCCACAAAGTTGCTGAATTGATTGAATACATTAGTACCTTCACTGAGTTGAGTGCTGGCGACGTGATCATCACGGGTTCGCCGGGCGGCGTGGGTAAAAAACGCAATCCGCCGCTGTTTATGAAGGCGGGTGACTGCATTGAAGTTGAAATCGAAAACATCGGCCATTTGCGTAACACGATAGTGGATGCGGCAGCACCAGTGAAATCGGTTCCGATCACTGCTGAAGTCGCTGCGCACTAA
- the citC gene encoding [citrate (pro-3S)-lyase] ligase produces the protein MYANDSVFFDTLDVRLREQERDAVRQFLAHCQLGMDDDIDIVVVGKLGGRLIACAGLASNTIKCVAVDPEFRHLNLGVQVVNEVMQQAAQRGHFHLFLYTKPENVDIFRGCGFYPLACYQDSAMLMENTPIGIQQYCQSLADCAQPESLTMQTEKKIGAIVMNANPFTLGHCYLAEHAAQSCDWLHVFVVREDVSFFPFSERLEMVQRGVEHIPNLTVHAGSNYMISKATFPGYFLKEEKLITRAHAALDLIIFRKYIAPALGITQRFVGTEPFCPVTNQYNQDMHYWLEKDQTVSAPALSVVEIERKRQTSGLAISASEVRKLLKLRQYSRIRDIVPTSTFEHLQHYYEPEYA, from the coding sequence ATGTATGCCAATGATTCCGTCTTTTTTGACACGCTGGATGTGCGCCTTCGGGAGCAGGAGAGGGACGCCGTACGCCAGTTCCTTGCACACTGCCAGCTCGGCATGGATGACGATATTGACATCGTTGTTGTGGGTAAACTGGGTGGGCGACTGATCGCCTGCGCGGGTTTGGCTTCCAACACCATTAAGTGCGTTGCGGTCGATCCTGAATTCAGGCACCTCAATCTGGGTGTACAGGTGGTGAATGAAGTGATGCAACAGGCAGCGCAGCGCGGCCACTTTCACCTGTTTCTCTATACCAAGCCGGAAAATGTCGACATCTTCCGGGGATGTGGTTTCTACCCGTTAGCCTGTTATCAGGACAGCGCGATGCTGATGGAAAATACACCGATTGGTATCCAGCAATATTGTCAGTCTTTGGCAGATTGCGCGCAGCCTGAGTCGCTCACGATGCAAACCGAGAAAAAGATCGGCGCGATTGTCATGAATGCGAATCCCTTCACGTTGGGTCATTGCTATCTGGCGGAACACGCGGCACAGTCGTGTGATTGGCTGCACGTATTTGTGGTTCGGGAAGATGTTTCCTTTTTCCCATTCAGCGAGCGCCTGGAGATGGTACAGCGCGGCGTAGAACACATCCCTAATCTGACGGTACATGCTGGTTCGAACTACATGATTTCTAAAGCGACGTTCCCCGGCTATTTCCTGAAGGAAGAAAAACTGATCACCCGCGCCCATGCGGCGCTCGATCTCATTATTTTCAGGAAATATATCGCACCAGCCCTCGGTATTACTCAGCGCTTCGTCGGCACCGAACCCTTTTGCCCAGTGACGAATCAGTACAACCAGGATATGCACTACTGGCTGGAGAAAGACCAGACGGTGTCTGCCCCCGCGTTAAGCGTGGTTGAAATTGAACGTAAACGGCAAACCTCAGGACTGGCCATTTCCGCTTCGGAAGTCAGAAAATTACTCAAACTTCGGCAGTACAGCCGTATTCGGGACATCGTGCCAACCTCAACTTTTGAGCATTTACAGCACTATTACGAACCCGAGTACGCATAA
- the citD gene encoding citrate lyase acyl carrier protein: protein MKIVKESLAGTFESSDLLVKVAPADGKLTVVINSEVIKQFGHQIKQVVDDTLKALGVEEGTIIVDDKGALDCVIRARVQSAVLRATDGQQIEWEIL from the coding sequence ATGAAGATTGTTAAGGAGTCTCTGGCAGGCACCTTTGAGTCCAGCGATTTGCTGGTCAAAGTGGCACCGGCAGACGGGAAGCTCACTGTGGTCATCAACAGCGAAGTCATTAAGCAGTTCGGTCATCAAATTAAACAGGTCGTAGATGACACGCTGAAAGCGCTGGGCGTAGAGGAAGGGACGATCATTGTGGATGACAAAGGCGCGCTGGATTGTGTCATCCGTGCTCGCGTGCAAAGCGCGGTACTGCGCGCTACAGACGGACAGCAGATTGAATGGGAGATATTATAA
- the citE gene encoding citrate (pro-3S)-lyase subunit beta has translation MNKLRRSMLFLPGANAAMLSNAFIYKPDSIMFDLEDAVSLREKDTARLLVFHALQHPMYRDIETVVRINQLSTPFGLLDLEAAVRGGADVIRLPKTDSTDDVNELEHHLVRIEKACGREVGSTRIMAAIESAVGVINAVAIARSSERMIGIALAAFDYVMDMQTERGDGTELFYARCAVLHAARAAGIDAFDVVYPNVNDDAGFLKEVDLIRKLGFNGKSLINPRQIELLHNAYAPTQDEVDYSHLVIKAADEGERAGLGVISLNGKMIDGPIIDHARRVLERAQASGVRK, from the coding sequence ATGAATAAGCTTCGCCGCAGTATGTTATTCCTCCCAGGCGCAAATGCCGCCATGCTGTCCAATGCATTTATCTATAAACCAGACTCCATTATGTTCGATCTGGAAGATGCGGTGTCACTGCGAGAGAAAGATACCGCGCGCCTGCTGGTTTTTCATGCGCTCCAGCATCCGATGTACCGCGATATTGAAACCGTGGTGCGGATCAACCAACTGAGTACGCCGTTTGGCCTGCTGGATCTTGAAGCGGCCGTGCGCGGTGGTGCTGATGTTATTCGTCTGCCAAAAACCGACTCCACTGACGATGTGAATGAACTGGAACACCATTTGGTTCGTATCGAAAAAGCCTGCGGTCGTGAAGTGGGTTCTACCCGCATTATGGCGGCGATTGAGTCTGCGGTGGGCGTGATTAATGCCGTTGCGATTGCCCGTTCTTCCGAGCGCATGATCGGGATTGCGCTGGCAGCGTTCGACTATGTGATGGATATGCAAACGGAACGCGGTGACGGAACAGAGCTGTTTTATGCCCGCTGCGCCGTGCTGCATGCGGCTCGCGCTGCCGGTATTGATGCCTTCGACGTGGTCTATCCCAACGTCAATGATGATGCCGGTTTCCTGAAGGAAGTCGATCTGATTCGCAAGCTGGGCTTTAACGGTAAATCCCTGATTAACCCACGCCAGATTGAGTTGCTACACAACGCTTATGCCCCGACGCAGGATGAAGTGGACTATTCCCATCTGGTGATCAAAGCCGCAGACGAGGGCGAGCGTGCTGGTCTGGGCGTCATTTCCCTGAACGGAAAAATGATCGACGGGCCAATCATCGACCACGCCAGAAGAGTTCTGGAACGTGCTCAGGCTTCCGGCGTTCGCAAATAG
- the citF gene encoding citrate lyase subunit alpha → MSHFIEALQKQYPEKRHLQAFVSANQNTPWLNDVAQKHERKLCADLEEAIRNSGLKDGMTISFHHHFREGDKVINRVIDTLARMGFRDLTLASSSLMSCNASLIDHIKAGVVSRIYTSGMRGKLADAISHGLMKEPVQIHSHGGRVHLLQSGELNIDVAFLGVPCSDEFGNANGTVGKSSCGSLGYAMVDAQFARKVVLLTEALVPFPNMPASIVQDQVDYIVQVDEVGDPAKISVGAARVTSNPRELLIARSAADVIEHAGYFKNGFSIQTGSGAASTACTRFLEDKMRQQNIVARFALGGITGGIVDLHEKGLIEKLIDTQCFDANAAASLAKNPNHVEISTNVYANPSSKAACCDQLDMVILSALEIDTDFNVNVITGSDGVMRGASGGHCDVATAANLTIVVAPLIRSRIPTVVRQVTTRVTPGESIDVLVTDHGIAVNPARPDVAERLKQAGLTVMTIEALYQRAIELVGEPRAIEFHDRIVGVIRYRDGSVIDVVRQVKEADE, encoded by the coding sequence ATGAGTCATTTTATTGAAGCACTGCAAAAGCAGTACCCGGAAAAACGTCACCTACAAGCCTTCGTCAGTGCCAATCAAAATACGCCGTGGCTGAATGATGTCGCCCAAAAGCATGAGCGCAAACTGTGTGCCGATCTGGAAGAGGCGATTCGCAACAGCGGACTGAAAGATGGGATGACAATCTCTTTCCACCACCATTTTCGCGAAGGCGATAAAGTCATTAATCGGGTGATTGATACGCTGGCACGCATGGGCTTTCGCGATCTCACGCTGGCATCCAGCTCGTTGATGAGTTGTAACGCTTCGCTGATTGACCACATCAAAGCGGGCGTGGTCAGCCGGATTTACACCTCAGGGATGCGCGGCAAGCTGGCCGATGCCATTTCTCATGGGTTAATGAAAGAACCAGTACAAATTCATTCCCACGGCGGCCGTGTTCATCTGTTGCAAAGTGGCGAACTGAATATTGATGTCGCTTTTCTGGGGGTTCCGTGCAGTGATGAATTTGGTAACGCCAATGGCACCGTTGGGAAATCCAGCTGTGGCTCGCTGGGTTACGCCATGGTTGACGCGCAGTTTGCTCGCAAAGTGGTATTGCTGACCGAAGCGCTGGTGCCGTTCCCGAACATGCCTGCCAGTATCGTGCAAGATCAGGTGGACTACATCGTTCAGGTCGATGAAGTGGGCGATCCGGCTAAGATCAGCGTCGGTGCGGCGCGCGTCACCAGTAATCCGCGTGAATTGCTGATCGCGCGTTCAGCGGCAGACGTGATTGAACATGCGGGCTATTTCAAAAACGGTTTCTCTATCCAGACCGGCTCTGGCGCGGCCTCAACGGCCTGTACGCGTTTCCTCGAAGATAAAATGCGTCAGCAGAATATCGTGGCGCGCTTTGCACTCGGTGGTATTACGGGCGGTATCGTCGATCTGCACGAGAAAGGACTGATCGAAAAACTGATCGATACCCAGTGTTTCGATGCCAATGCGGCGGCGTCGCTAGCGAAAAACCCCAACCATGTTGAGATTTCTACTAACGTTTATGCCAATCCAAGTTCGAAAGCGGCCTGTTGCGATCAACTGGATATGGTGATTCTTAGTGCGCTGGAAATTGATACCGATTTTAATGTCAATGTGATCACGGGTTCAGACGGCGTGATGCGTGGAGCATCTGGCGGACACTGCGATGTTGCGACGGCAGCGAATCTGACCATCGTCGTTGCGCCGCTGATTCGTAGCCGTATTCCGACGGTGGTACGTCAGGTAACAACCCGTGTTACACCGGGAGAAAGCATCGACGTACTGGTGACCGATCACGGTATTGCCGTCAACCCGGCGCGTCCTGACGTTGCTGAACGCCTGAAGCAGGCAGGTCTGACTGTGATGACGATAGAGGCGCTGTATCAACGTGCGATTGAACTGGTTGGTGAACCTCGTGCTATCGAGTTCCACGATCGCATCGTCGGCGTTATTCGCTATCGCGATGGCAGTGTGATTGATGTTGTTCGTCAGGTGAAAGAAGCCGACGAATAA